In a single window of the Coprothermobacter proteolyticus DSM 5265 genome:
- a CDS encoding signal recognition particle protein has protein sequence MFEGLAKRIQNVFAPFGSKGLLKQEDIDQFLKDLRWLLIEADVSLPVVNELVERLREKLKPQTGIVSPQDYLLKTVYEELTALLGSYRPLKVNPRGISLYVLAGLQGSGKTTTAAKLGYFLKRNGKSVVLGAADPYRPAGAEQLRVLASENGLYFESFVENGKVDIAKIQSFMKKSLHDVLILDTAGRLHVETDMLQELSMINKQLNPQEVLLVVDAMLGQEAANIAKSFKEAAPVSGVILAKADGDELGGAALSVAYVSGVPILFMGTGEHIRDFEPFDPNETAAMILGIGNPKAFLRKIMDMQREMEELKPAAKGKDEKFDMNMLLEAFESISKESLIDYMARALPVNANVDPEMLEQGKNRIKRMKAIIQSMTPYERKHPEVLNASRKRRIAAGSGTTVQEVNLLLKQYGSMKKFAKNPAQLKKMLRGGLI, from the coding sequence ATGTTTGAGGGTTTGGCAAAAAGAATACAAAACGTGTTCGCTCCTTTTGGTTCAAAGGGTTTACTAAAACAAGAGGACATTGACCAGTTTTTGAAGGACTTGCGATGGCTTCTTATCGAGGCTGATGTTAGTTTACCGGTGGTCAATGAACTTGTAGAGCGACTACGTGAAAAACTAAAACCTCAAACTGGCATCGTTTCGCCTCAGGATTACCTTCTAAAGACTGTTTATGAGGAACTTACTGCTCTTTTAGGGTCTTACAGGCCTTTGAAAGTGAATCCGAGAGGGATTTCACTTTACGTTCTGGCAGGATTGCAAGGATCTGGTAAGACAACTACTGCTGCCAAGTTGGGTTATTTCTTGAAACGTAACGGTAAGTCGGTGGTTTTGGGAGCCGCAGACCCTTATCGCCCTGCCGGAGCAGAGCAGCTACGGGTGTTGGCCAGTGAAAACGGTCTTTATTTTGAGTCGTTTGTGGAAAATGGTAAAGTCGACATTGCGAAGATTCAAAGTTTCATGAAAAAAAGTCTGCACGATGTGCTCATTTTGGACACTGCAGGCCGGCTTCATGTAGAAACGGACATGCTTCAAGAACTGAGTATGATAAACAAACAGCTAAACCCGCAAGAAGTGCTTTTGGTGGTCGACGCCATGCTTGGTCAAGAGGCAGCGAACATTGCTAAATCTTTTAAAGAAGCTGCTCCGGTTAGTGGTGTGATTTTAGCCAAGGCTGACGGTGACGAATTAGGCGGTGCTGCCTTGTCGGTGGCTTATGTTTCTGGGGTTCCCATATTATTTATGGGCACTGGGGAGCATATAAGAGACTTTGAGCCTTTTGATCCGAATGAAACTGCTGCCATGATTTTGGGCATAGGCAACCCGAAGGCTTTCTTAAGAAAGATTATGGATATGCAGCGCGAAATGGAAGAATTAAAACCCGCTGCTAAAGGTAAGGATGAGAAATTCGATATGAACATGCTCCTAGAAGCTTTTGAATCCATTAGCAAGGAATCATTAATAGATTACATGGCTAGAGCCTTGCCTGTGAATGCTAATGTTGATCCGGAGATGCTGGAGCAAGGAAAGAACCGAATAAAGCGTATGAAAGCCATAATTCAATCTATGACTCCTTATGAGAGAAAGCACCCAGAAGTACTCAATGCATCAAGGAAAAGAAGAATAGCTGCTGGTAGTGGGACTACAGTACAAGAGGTTAACTTGTTACTAAAGCAGTATGGAAGCATGAAGAAATTCGCTAAAAACCCCGCTCAGCTCAAGAAAATGCTGAGGGGCGGTCTAATATAA
- a CDS encoding ribonuclease HII, with the protein MRPYPSWELEKGLFGKPVVGVDEVGRGAVAGPLLVCAVRFHSSPEVKWRDSKQMSPLQRKSVFANIVESSCFGIGLAAPWDIDRFGISFCLKQAAEEALAEIPLDDAIVVFDGKRPLTTEVPDYQCMVKGDVLLPSVAAASVVAKVIRDELMVCLDSLLPGYEFSAHKGYGTKTHLEAIRCFGITAQHRRSFLRRVLEQALF; encoded by the coding sequence ATGAGACCTTATCCCAGTTGGGAACTGGAGAAGGGCCTTTTTGGAAAACCGGTGGTGGGCGTAGATGAGGTGGGCAGAGGTGCCGTAGCAGGTCCTCTGTTAGTCTGTGCTGTTCGGTTCCATAGTTCTCCTGAGGTTAAATGGCGTGATTCAAAGCAGATGAGCCCTTTACAGCGAAAGTCAGTGTTTGCAAACATCGTTGAGAGCAGCTGTTTTGGCATTGGACTTGCCGCCCCTTGGGATATTGACCGGTTTGGAATAAGTTTCTGCCTTAAGCAAGCCGCTGAAGAGGCGCTTGCTGAAATTCCGCTTGACGATGCCATTGTTGTCTTTGATGGGAAAAGACCGTTGACGACTGAGGTTCCTGATTATCAATGTATGGTGAAAGGCGACGTTTTATTGCCCTCTGTGGCTGCTGCGAGCGTTGTTGCCAAGGTTATCCGCGATGAACTCATGGTGTGTTTGGACTCCCTGTTACCAGGGTATGAGTTTTCAGCACATAAAGGGTATGGGACTAAAACACATTTAGAAGCCATTAGGTGTTTTGGCATTACAGCCCAGCACAGACGTTCTTTTCTGAGGAGAGTGCTTGAGCAGGCACTTTTCTGA
- a CDS encoding YlqD family protein, whose amino-acid sequence MQVKRNVVVKGIVTPWLKEDLKSKANALIKQTEIEMQTLERQLRQLSVMVPGQNDAQKNLVRQQLQMELNDRETLVRQLRSDMANIDKLEDGEEVVYAVLEGYVDLQPGDRFEEKVNKAEIVIKDGEVVELRNA is encoded by the coding sequence GTGCAAGTAAAAAGGAACGTTGTGGTAAAAGGTATAGTCACACCTTGGCTTAAGGAAGATTTGAAGTCAAAGGCTAATGCGTTAATTAAACAGACAGAGATTGAGATGCAGACACTGGAGCGCCAGCTTAGACAGTTATCAGTAATGGTACCTGGACAAAACGATGCTCAAAAGAACCTCGTACGACAGCAACTTCAGATGGAACTGAACGATAGAGAGACATTGGTGAGGCAGTTAAGATCTGATATGGCCAACATTGACAAGCTGGAAGATGGCGAAGAAGTTGTATATGCAGTTTTAGAAGGCTATGTTGACCTACAGCCTGGAGACAGGTTTGAAGAGAAAGTGAACAAAGCCGAAATAGTTATCAAAGACGGAGAAGTCGTTGAACTTAGAAATGCCTAA
- the lepB gene encoding signal peptidase I, which translates to MSRKVVNELFQWLVALVLAAAIVIPIRVYVLQPYRVYMTSMVPTLEPGDIVIGLKSTIVGNGIERGDIVIVGGAFSNGELYVKRVIGLPGETISINDGEVYINGQKLEEPWLPADEGFNSSGELSEVKLGENQYFVLGDNRFASRDSRSFGPVTKQDIKAKVVLRIFPLDKIRSF; encoded by the coding sequence ATGTCTAGGAAGGTTGTAAACGAGCTTTTCCAATGGCTCGTGGCTCTGGTATTGGCTGCAGCCATCGTTATTCCCATAAGGGTATATGTGCTGCAGCCATACCGGGTTTACATGACATCTATGGTTCCGACGTTGGAGCCCGGAGACATTGTGATCGGTTTGAAGAGCACTATTGTTGGTAACGGCATAGAGCGCGGGGACATCGTCATAGTAGGTGGTGCTTTTAGCAATGGTGAACTTTATGTGAAACGTGTCATAGGGCTTCCTGGCGAAACCATTTCCATAAACGATGGTGAAGTTTACATAAATGGTCAAAAACTTGAAGAACCGTGGTTACCTGCAGATGAAGGATTTAACTCTTCCGGTGAACTGTCTGAGGTTAAACTAGGAGAGAATCAGTATTTCGTTTTAGGAGATAACAGATTCGCTAGTCGGGATAGCAGGTCATTCGGTCCTGTGACAAAACAGGACATAAAGGCAAAAGTTGTTTTACGTATTTTTCCTCTTGATAAGATTAGGAGCTTCTAA
- the rplS gene encoding 50S ribosomal protein L19 has product MDIIRRIEQTMMREDVPPVEVGDTVRVKWRFTERDRSGEDKSRVQAYEGIVIAKKGTGISESIVVRKISSGVGVEKTFPLHSPNLVDLEVVTRGKVRRAKLYYLREKKHLVVKKKSRF; this is encoded by the coding sequence ATGGATATCATCAGAAGAATCGAACAAACTATGATGAGGGAGGATGTACCCCCAGTTGAAGTTGGAGACACGGTAAGAGTTAAGTGGAGATTCACAGAAAGAGACAGGAGTGGAGAGGATAAGAGCCGCGTCCAAGCATATGAAGGTATCGTCATTGCTAAGAAAGGTACCGGTATAAGCGAATCCATTGTGGTAAGGAAGATTTCTTCAGGTGTTGGTGTGGAAAAGACCTTCCCTCTTCACAGTCCCAACTTGGTGGATTTAGAAGTGGTTACTCGCGGAAAAGTAAGGCGTGCAAAACTCTACTACTTGCGTGAAAAGAAGCACTTAGTTGTAAAGAAGAAGAGTAGATTCTAA
- the trmFO gene encoding methylenetetrahydrofolate--tRNA-(uracil(54)-C(5))-methyltransferase (FADH(2)-oxidizing) TrmFO has translation MDVWVIGGGLAGSEAALTLADLGFPVTLFEMRPAVMTPAHKTSKLAELVCSNSLGSLSTDNAKGELLFELKVLGSSLVNLAFEAQIGGDKALVVDRELFSTLVEDAVRSHRNITVVRAEITEIPKDVPCIIAPGPLIKGDLLHFLEEREGRCEAQYYDATSPSILSETIDMDYAFWGNRFGEGSDYLNVPLSKEEYYWFVEQLLNAREAHRHDFDKPDAFFERCLPVEEIARRGKESLAFGPMRPTGLAIPEKFRDVHAVIQLRKENASGTILNMVGFQTGISHTEQISIFKQLPAFKNAVFVRLGQIHQNRFLPGVVNKFFQSRTNRLWFYAGQFTGTEGYLEAIAGGLWAGINVARLLGGEKLIPLPEESMLGGLVTYIEQSLPEVKQPMGVNWGLVPPVEGKKSERKQKRVDRARIAIEYAARELGRVT, from the coding sequence ATGGATGTTTGGGTTATCGGTGGCGGGCTGGCAGGCTCTGAGGCGGCCTTAACATTAGCCGACTTAGGCTTTCCAGTTACCCTTTTTGAAATGCGCCCCGCTGTTATGACTCCGGCTCACAAAACATCTAAATTGGCTGAATTGGTGTGTAGTAATTCCTTAGGGTCATTATCTACAGACAATGCGAAAGGTGAACTTCTCTTTGAGCTGAAAGTACTGGGATCATCTTTGGTTAATCTCGCATTTGAAGCCCAGATAGGCGGTGATAAGGCTCTGGTGGTGGATCGGGAGCTGTTCTCTACGCTAGTAGAGGATGCAGTGCGGAGCCATCGGAATATTACTGTTGTACGCGCGGAGATAACCGAAATTCCTAAGGACGTACCCTGCATAATTGCCCCTGGGCCTTTAATAAAGGGAGATCTTTTGCATTTTTTAGAGGAACGCGAAGGCAGATGCGAGGCTCAATATTACGATGCCACTAGTCCTAGCATTCTTTCTGAAACCATTGACATGGATTACGCTTTTTGGGGAAATAGGTTTGGAGAAGGCAGTGACTACCTAAACGTGCCATTGTCCAAAGAGGAATACTATTGGTTTGTTGAGCAGCTTCTGAATGCCCGCGAAGCTCACAGACATGATTTTGACAAGCCCGATGCGTTTTTCGAGCGGTGCCTGCCTGTTGAGGAAATAGCACGAAGAGGTAAGGAAAGTTTGGCTTTTGGTCCCATGCGCCCAACAGGGTTAGCCATTCCAGAAAAGTTCCGTGATGTGCATGCAGTTATCCAGTTACGGAAGGAAAACGCTTCTGGGACCATTCTGAACATGGTAGGGTTTCAGACAGGAATTTCTCACACAGAGCAAATAAGCATCTTCAAGCAGTTACCTGCATTTAAGAATGCAGTTTTTGTTAGGTTAGGGCAAATTCATCAAAACAGATTCTTACCTGGAGTAGTAAACAAGTTTTTCCAGAGCAGGACAAACAGACTTTGGTTTTATGCAGGTCAGTTTACTGGAACTGAAGGGTATCTGGAAGCAATCGCAGGAGGACTTTGGGCTGGCATTAACGTGGCTCGCTTGCTCGGAGGTGAGAAGTTGATACCTTTACCAGAGGAGTCCATGCTTGGTGGGCTGGTTACCTATATTGAACAATCTTTACCCGAAGTCAAACAGCCAATGGGGGTGAACTGGGGACTTGTCCCGCCGGTTGAAGGAAAGAAAAGTGAGAGAAAACAAAAACGTGTTGACCGTGCAAGGATAGCTATCGAATATGCAGCTAGAGAATTGGGCAGAGTTACTTAA
- a CDS encoding YraN family protein, protein MSRHFSEDRVASFLVSQKYRILDQNVVFPTGEIDIVALKGRTLVFVEVRYRKNFDAAETVDSRKLERIMQCAYLYTGGEQSYRIDVFACGPQGCHWYKGVRLDGCCESVEWVNLW, encoded by the coding sequence TTGAGCAGGCACTTTTCTGAAGACCGTGTAGCATCTTTTTTGGTTTCACAGAAATACCGCATATTGGATCAAAATGTGGTATTCCCTACTGGTGAGATTGACATTGTAGCGTTAAAGGGTAGAACACTGGTCTTTGTTGAAGTTCGCTACCGAAAGAACTTTGACGCTGCAGAAACAGTTGACTCAAGAAAGTTAGAAAGAATTATGCAATGTGCTTATTTATATACTGGTGGCGAGCAGAGTTACAGGATCGATGTTTTCGCTTGCGGTCCCCAAGGTTGCCATTGGTACAAAGGGGTGAGGCTTGATGGATGTTGTGAAAGTGTGGAGTGGGTTAACCTTTGGTGA
- the trmD gene encoding tRNA (guanosine(37)-N1)-methyltransferase TrmD → MKRFAVVTLFPDAIDCWLQASVVGRARGRAFDVLYVNPRDFAKDRYRSVDDYMFGGGPGMLMRYDVLKPALDHAKILVQNPLVLALSAGGKVLNQEMCTILSSYEGDIVLLCGHYEGMDDRIFDHVDLEVSVGDYVLSGGELGAAVIMETVIRLLPGFVEKSDNVRKESFTNNLLEEPQFTRPREYEGKEVPEVLLSGHHQRIELWKKEQRIKRTLVQRPDLLTSAKLEPMDLQILRRVLTDMEKVKRAIFGEQSN, encoded by the coding sequence ATGAAAAGGTTCGCAGTGGTAACATTGTTTCCTGACGCCATAGATTGTTGGCTCCAAGCTAGCGTAGTAGGTAGGGCCCGGGGTCGAGCATTTGATGTGCTTTATGTTAATCCGCGAGACTTTGCCAAGGACAGATATCGCTCAGTAGACGATTATATGTTCGGTGGCGGACCCGGTATGCTGATGAGGTATGACGTCCTAAAACCAGCCTTAGATCATGCAAAGATCTTGGTACAAAATCCGTTGGTTTTGGCGTTGAGCGCTGGAGGTAAGGTTCTTAACCAAGAGATGTGCACAATACTAAGCTCTTATGAAGGTGACATAGTGCTGCTTTGTGGCCATTATGAAGGTATGGACGATCGCATATTTGACCATGTGGATTTAGAGGTTTCTGTGGGTGATTATGTGCTAAGTGGGGGAGAACTAGGAGCAGCTGTGATCATGGAAACAGTCATTCGACTGCTACCCGGGTTTGTTGAAAAAAGTGACAATGTGAGAAAAGAAAGCTTTACCAATAATCTTTTGGAAGAACCTCAGTTTACTAGACCTAGGGAGTACGAAGGAAAAGAAGTGCCAGAGGTGCTCCTTAGCGGACATCACCAGCGTATTGAGCTTTGGAAGAAAGAGCAGCGAATTAAGAGAACTTTGGTGCAAAGACCAGATTTGCTGACATCTGCCAAACTGGAGCCCATGGATTTACAGATTCTTAGGCGTGTACTAACTGATATGGAAAAGGTGAAGAGGGCGATATTTGGTGAACAGTCCAACTAA
- a CDS encoding tyrosine-type recombinase/integrase, whose protein sequence is MQLENWAELLNQFLNTLEASGYSEHTLKAYYVDLKQYFMFTTSLDQKTVDDYLMHLSRKGMAPTSLNRFLSSLRKFCSFLKKQGYEMPIMELSGFKTGLKVPRVVLRDDISKLLELPENTPIELRDKALVWFLLGTGTRISEALSLKVEDIDFRTASCQVLGKGNKKRTVYIPSKALKLLKRYIEVFNLTEGPLFLNMQGQGLTDRGARYILHKISKKYGLRDLVHPHTLRHTFATNLLEEGANLREIQELLGHSSLRSTQIYTHVSPVMVKEAIEAMRKEAKNKP, encoded by the coding sequence ATGCAGCTAGAGAATTGGGCAGAGTTACTTAATCAATTCTTAAATACTTTAGAAGCGTCAGGATATTCCGAGCACACGCTGAAAGCGTATTACGTGGATTTGAAGCAGTATTTCATGTTTACCACAAGTTTGGATCAGAAGACTGTGGACGATTACTTGATGCATTTGTCAAGAAAAGGCATGGCACCCACATCACTAAATCGATTTTTATCTTCACTTAGAAAATTCTGCAGTTTCCTAAAAAAGCAAGGTTACGAAATGCCAATCATGGAGCTTAGCGGTTTTAAGACAGGACTTAAAGTCCCGCGGGTTGTTTTAAGGGACGACATCTCAAAGCTTTTGGAGTTACCAGAGAATACTCCCATTGAACTCAGGGATAAAGCCTTAGTGTGGTTTTTGCTGGGTACGGGTACCAGAATAAGTGAGGCGCTCTCGCTAAAAGTGGAGGACATAGATTTTAGGACAGCCAGTTGTCAAGTGTTGGGAAAGGGTAATAAAAAACGTACTGTTTACATTCCCTCAAAGGCGTTAAAATTGCTTAAAAGGTATATCGAAGTTTTTAATTTGACGGAGGGTCCACTTTTCTTGAATATGCAAGGACAGGGATTGACAGACAGAGGCGCCAGATACATCTTGCATAAAATTAGTAAAAAATATGGCTTGCGTGATTTGGTGCACCCTCACACACTTAGGCACACGTTTGCTACCAATCTACTTGAAGAAGGCGCAAACCTTAGAGAAATACAGGAGCTTTTGGGACACAGCAGTCTTCGTTCTACTCAGATTTACACGCATGTTTCACCCGTAATGGTCAAAGAAGCTATTGAGGCCATGCGAAAGGAGGCCAAAAACAAACCATGA
- a CDS encoding DNA-processing protein DprA, producing MTTESRVLKPDDHIFCGRLVQQGLERPVYVRGNSIPPLEKTVGIVGTRHASSYGLRVAYELGKYYASEGYVVVSGLAYGIDQKAHEGALERGTTVGVLGHGLDFHYPKSTLLLRKRIEEKGFVITWYKPDQGPRKAFFRERNWLIAALSDFIVVVEAPAKSGALITASFALQMGKEVKAVPGDIDRDSAMGSNMLIFDGAEPILAIPKDTDQQFRSCRTVQDLVATVGSLVEAGQLLAKWQSTGKVILEGETIHWIS from the coding sequence GTGACCACTGAAAGCCGTGTGCTAAAACCCGATGATCACATCTTCTGTGGAAGGCTCGTGCAGCAAGGGTTAGAGCGTCCCGTGTATGTTAGAGGCAACTCCATTCCTCCTCTTGAAAAAACTGTTGGTATAGTGGGGACTAGGCATGCTTCAAGCTACGGCTTAAGAGTGGCTTATGAGCTAGGTAAGTACTACGCGAGCGAAGGGTATGTTGTTGTTAGCGGGCTCGCCTACGGCATTGACCAGAAAGCCCACGAAGGTGCTTTGGAAAGAGGAACCACAGTTGGTGTGTTGGGGCATGGACTTGATTTTCACTATCCCAAATCCACGCTTTTGCTAAGGAAAAGAATAGAAGAGAAAGGCTTCGTTATTACTTGGTACAAACCTGACCAAGGGCCTAGAAAGGCATTCTTTAGAGAAAGAAATTGGCTAATAGCCGCTCTAAGCGACTTTATCGTAGTTGTGGAAGCGCCTGCAAAGAGTGGAGCTTTGATTACTGCAAGTTTTGCTCTGCAGATGGGTAAGGAGGTTAAAGCGGTACCTGGCGATATAGATAGGGATAGCGCTATGGGCAGCAACATGCTAATCTTCGATGGAGCAGAGCCCATACTGGCTATTCCCAAGGACACTGATCAACAATTCAGGTCCTGTAGAACTGTTCAAGATTTAGTTGCAACCGTAGGAAGCTTGGTGGAGGCAGGTCAACTCTTGGCAAAGTGGCAGTCCACTGGCAAAGTCATACTTGAGGGAGAAACCATACACTGGATTTCATGA
- a CDS encoding ribosome maturation factor RimM — MPKDRICLGRFGKVFGLKGEIYFNLYGSEDILRTTDEFYLENGTLLKVERLGVGPDGRFVVKLLGYDTPESVETFVNQKVYVKGRSGKGDTYTTSELLEMDVIVNGQVVGRVLDLQGTDEAPFLLLDINGELRRAPFTREALSIDRVKKTITVSSEGFLV, encoded by the coding sequence ATGCCTAAGGATAGAATCTGTTTGGGCCGGTTTGGCAAAGTTTTCGGTCTCAAGGGTGAGATTTACTTCAACCTTTACGGTTCCGAAGATATTCTTCGTACTACTGATGAGTTCTACTTGGAAAACGGTACCTTACTAAAGGTTGAAAGGCTGGGAGTGGGCCCTGATGGAAGGTTCGTGGTCAAACTACTTGGCTATGATACACCGGAGTCGGTGGAAACGTTTGTTAATCAAAAAGTTTATGTAAAAGGTCGTTCTGGCAAAGGTGACACATACACTACAAGCGAGCTTTTGGAAATGGACGTGATTGTCAATGGGCAAGTAGTAGGCAGGGTTCTGGACCTTCAGGGAACGGACGAGGCTCCTTTCTTGCTACTGGATATAAACGGTGAGCTACGGCGTGCTCCCTTTACCAGAGAGGCTTTGAGCATCGATCGGGTTAAGAAAACAATAACTGTTTCCAGCGAGGGTTTCCTGGTATGA
- a CDS encoding RNA methyltransferase encodes MNSPTNVNSLSIALMHYPMYDREYKIVTTSVTNLDIHDIARLSRTYNLSDFWVVTPVKAQQELVKRIIQYWASDEGRIYNPHRHEALSLVRVVDDIESVVKCLEEREGKVPKLVATDARPYPNMVNYDFVRDLVRAREPVVLVLGTGHGIAYEMIRKMDYFLAPIRPNGDFNHLSVRSAASILVDRIIGDSF; translated from the coding sequence GTGAACAGTCCAACTAACGTGAACAGTTTATCTATTGCTTTGATGCACTATCCCATGTATGACAGGGAATACAAGATTGTCACAACGTCTGTGACTAATTTGGATATTCACGATATCGCTAGACTAAGCAGGACATACAACCTTTCTGATTTTTGGGTTGTTACCCCTGTGAAAGCCCAGCAGGAGCTTGTTAAACGTATTATTCAATATTGGGCGTCAGATGAAGGTAGAATTTACAACCCTCACCGGCATGAGGCGTTGTCTTTGGTACGTGTTGTGGACGACATCGAATCAGTGGTTAAGTGCCTTGAGGAGCGTGAGGGTAAGGTCCCTAAGCTTGTGGCCACCGACGCTAGACCATATCCCAATATGGTAAACTATGATTTTGTTAGGGATCTGGTAAGAGCTAGAGAACCTGTGGTCCTGGTTTTGGGAACAGGTCATGGAATTGCGTACGAGATGATCAGGAAAATGGATTATTTCCTTGCGCCCATAAGACCAAACGGAGATTTCAATCACCTATCCGTTAGATCAGCGGCGTCAATTTTGGTGGATAGGATCATTGGAGATAGCTTTTAA
- a CDS encoding YifB family Mg chelatase-like AAA ATPase — MDVVKVWSGLTFGDRFVPVEIQITYGAGLPAFHMVGMVSESVEESKERVRYALKSVGKSIPQGRVMVAFLPSEVTKSGAHFDLALLYGFLKGSSERLIVGEVALDGTVRATAQSVRVIAAAYNSGIKQFICPRLTCEVLKLMPDGDFFMVEHVAQLLNGESSNPIEDNSNAHIQNRLGLNDVKGSGIKRVAMIAAAGWHHVLLMGNPGVGKSMVAERMVGIMPAMNNSEKLDLLSSTGALPEHRPARFTSWNSTPAGFFGSAKGTPGEVTYAHRGVLIMDEFPQYRKDILEGLRTVLDSRTVLASYGSQRLTWPADFLLVATSNPCPCGYLGHPKKVCKDSPASVTRYLGRLSGPVADRIDLHYWVKADEPNEDMTMVEERIQKVWSIQKERWESEGFVHAGHITGERVDELIEISSSVRKLLDDSVEKAGLSRRERHKILRLSRTIADLQGDRDIGINHLTEAISYRQVIPWLRSLVP; from the coding sequence ATGGATGTTGTGAAAGTGTGGAGTGGGTTAACCTTTGGTGACCGTTTTGTTCCCGTTGAAATTCAAATAACCTACGGTGCTGGGCTTCCTGCTTTTCACATGGTAGGTATGGTCTCTGAAAGCGTTGAAGAATCAAAAGAGCGTGTCCGTTACGCATTGAAGTCTGTTGGAAAATCCATACCACAAGGAAGAGTTATGGTTGCTTTTTTGCCCAGCGAAGTAACAAAAAGTGGTGCACACTTTGATTTAGCACTTTTGTATGGTTTTTTAAAAGGTAGTTCCGAACGTTTGATCGTTGGAGAAGTGGCGTTGGATGGTACAGTTAGAGCAACAGCGCAAAGTGTTCGCGTTATTGCTGCTGCTTACAATAGTGGTATAAAGCAGTTCATATGCCCACGCCTTACTTGTGAAGTACTTAAGCTGATGCCTGATGGTGATTTTTTCATGGTAGAGCATGTTGCTCAACTTCTTAACGGCGAGTCATCAAATCCCATTGAAGACAATTCAAATGCGCATATCCAAAACAGACTTGGGCTAAACGATGTGAAGGGATCTGGCATAAAGCGTGTTGCCATGATAGCGGCTGCTGGTTGGCACCATGTTCTGCTGATGGGGAACCCCGGAGTGGGGAAAAGCATGGTCGCTGAACGGATGGTTGGAATCATGCCTGCTATGAATAACTCGGAAAAACTTGATCTGTTGTCAAGCACGGGAGCCTTACCTGAGCATCGACCTGCACGCTTTACCAGCTGGAACAGCACGCCTGCTGGGTTCTTTGGATCAGCGAAAGGTACACCTGGTGAAGTTACTTACGCTCACCGAGGCGTACTCATCATGGATGAATTCCCACAGTACCGAAAAGACATTTTAGAGGGCTTGAGAACGGTTTTGGATTCCCGAACGGTACTGGCTTCTTATGGAAGCCAACGTCTTACTTGGCCAGCCGATTTTCTCTTGGTTGCAACGTCTAACCCATGTCCTTGCGGTTATTTGGGGCATCCCAAGAAGGTTTGTAAAGATTCTCCTGCAAGTGTTACCAGGTATTTAGGGCGCCTCAGCGGACCTGTGGCTGATCGTATTGACCTGCATTACTGGGTCAAAGCTGATGAGCCCAACGAAGACATGACCATGGTAGAGGAAAGAATACAAAAAGTATGGAGTATTCAAAAGGAGCGTTGGGAGTCAGAAGGTTTCGTTCATGCTGGTCACATTACGGGTGAACGAGTGGATGAACTTATTGAAATAAGCAGTTCTGTTAGGAAACTATTGGACGATTCAGTGGAAAAAGCAGGGCTTTCACGTAGAGAAAGGCACAAGATTCTGCGACTAAGTAGAACCATAGCAGACTTGCAAGGGGATCGTGACATAGGTATTAACCACCTTACTGAAGCCATTTCTTATCGTCAGGTAATTCCATGGCTTAGGAGCCTTGTTCCGTGA
- the rpsP gene encoding 30S ribosomal protein S16, with amino-acid sequence MAVKMRLLRVGAKGQPSYRVVVADERSPRDGRFIEIVGFYNPRTEPETIQLKEDRVKYWLSVGVKPTDSVRILLRKANMLS; translated from the coding sequence GTGGCAGTAAAGATGAGATTACTCCGAGTTGGAGCGAAAGGACAACCTTCTTACCGAGTGGTAGTGGCTGATGAGCGTTCACCACGTGATGGACGTTTCATTGAGATCGTCGGATTCTACAATCCCAGGACAGAACCAGAGACGATTCAGCTCAAGGAAGATCGTGTGAAGTACTGGCTCAGTGTTGGTGTTAAGCCTACCGACTCAGTAAGGATTTTGCTGCGTAAGGCGAACATGCTTAGTTAG